A window of Sutcliffiella cohnii contains these coding sequences:
- a CDS encoding group I truncated hemoglobin has protein sequence MEPTLYEKIGGEEAIETVVDYFYNELVLKDETVKHFFDETDMEKQRRQQTKFISFALGGPNQYTGKSMEKAHEGMDIQERHFEAIVKHLHAALAQFQVPVDDIEKALNKVGTLKDSIVNK, from the coding sequence ATGGAGCCTACGCTTTATGAGAAAATTGGTGGCGAGGAAGCAATTGAAACCGTTGTTGATTATTTTTACAATGAACTTGTATTAAAAGATGAAACGGTAAAGCATTTTTTTGATGAAACGGATATGGAAAAGCAACGTCGTCAACAAACAAAATTTATTAGTTTTGCATTAGGAGGACCAAATCAATATACTGGGAAATCTATGGAGAAGGCACACGAAGGAATGGACATTCAGGAAAGACATTTTGAGGCTATTGTAAAACATTTACACGCTGCACTTGCTCAATTCCAAGTTCCTGTGGATGATATCGAAAAGGCATTAAATAAAGTAGGAACATTAAAGGATAGTATAGTAAATAAATAA
- a CDS encoding DoxX family membrane protein — translation MNKIINARTVPTFIIFFIVIVSPSLVSAHVKWFTEVAPEKEMIENILSPLFMTLSLLIALFLAVLTQLSEPLVERIPFLKKLDVSLDRFRKYSRYLLKYGTALALIIQAVSGTIFAPEFPIQNGFVTILLWITIAFLVIPHHYSTKAGSIILLGLFIYQLQIAGLFHMLDYGFYVAIIGVLLVGKTKLENWGFPFLYLGTGLSLCWVAVEKWVFPIMSIDIIQNHQVPTFGFPPATFVVLAAFIEFVVGYLLVVGILNRVLAFVLTLIFISTTMLFGITEIIGHFMIHIVLIIFIIEGVSFYDPPIKIHKSLLNQMIFVFLNFLFVLATFLLIYYRFA, via the coding sequence ATGAACAAAATAATAAACGCAAGAACGGTGCCAACATTTATTATTTTCTTTATTGTAATAGTTTCACCAAGCTTAGTTAGTGCCCACGTAAAGTGGTTTACGGAAGTTGCACCAGAAAAAGAAATGATAGAAAATATCCTCTCGCCGTTATTTATGACGCTATCTTTACTAATCGCCTTGTTTCTTGCTGTGTTAACGCAATTATCAGAGCCGTTAGTGGAGCGAATTCCTTTCCTGAAAAAATTAGATGTCTCGCTTGATCGATTTCGTAAATATTCTCGATACTTATTAAAATACGGTACAGCTCTAGCTCTAATTATACAGGCTGTTTCAGGAACCATTTTTGCTCCTGAGTTTCCAATACAAAACGGTTTCGTAACGATCCTATTATGGATAACGATCGCTTTTTTAGTAATACCACATCATTATTCAACAAAAGCTGGGTCGATCATTTTACTAGGCTTGTTCATCTATCAATTGCAAATTGCTGGCTTGTTTCATATGTTGGATTACGGTTTTTACGTTGCCATCATAGGAGTTTTGTTAGTTGGTAAAACAAAATTGGAAAATTGGGGCTTTCCTTTTCTGTACTTAGGAACAGGGCTATCATTATGTTGGGTAGCGGTGGAAAAATGGGTATTTCCTATTATGAGTATCGACATTATCCAAAACCATCAAGTTCCGACTTTTGGATTTCCACCAGCAACCTTTGTTGTGTTAGCAGCCTTTATTGAATTTGTTGTAGGATATTTATTAGTAGTAGGCATATTAAATAGAGTTTTGGCTTTCGTGTTAACGTTAATTTTTATTTCTACTACGATGTTATTTGGAATCACTGAAATTATCGGTCATTTTATGATTCACATTGTATTAATTATATTTATCATCGAAGGGGTATCATTCTATGACCCACCAATAAAAATCCATAAAAGTTTGCTGAATCAAATGATTTTTGTGTTTCTTAACTTTTTATTTGTCCTCGCGACGTTTTTATTAATTTACTACCGATTTGCATGA
- a CDS encoding DUF6508 domain-containing protein: MVKYEKLINYISYFDNDLVECCSWTSTSKGQFAYPDYEEVFLNFIDECNSTDLIVHDYFEVLKEIDREDYEKKIAEADLHVLKAVLTHYIRAERFSEGSWDYAFKRGIFLKILYRLKELNA; this comes from the coding sequence ATGGTGAAATACGAAAAGCTGATTAACTACATTTCATATTTTGACAATGATTTAGTTGAGTGTTGTAGTTGGACTTCCACTAGTAAGGGTCAGTTTGCATACCCAGATTATGAAGAAGTATTTTTGAATTTTATTGATGAATGTAATAGTACCGATTTAATCGTGCATGATTATTTTGAAGTGTTGAAAGAAATAGACCGGGAAGATTACGAGAAAAAAATTGCGGAAGCTGATTTACATGTTTTAAAGGCGGTACTTACTCATTATATAAGAGCGGAACGATTTTCAGAAGGAAGTTGGGATTACGCTTTTAAACGGGGGATATTTTTAAAAATATTATATCGATTAAAAGAATTGAACGCGTAA
- a CDS encoding YczE/YyaS/YitT family protein, whose translation MNGAIRWPFFLVGVVIFSLGISVTINVQHLGVHPWDVLNIGLYEKFGISIGFWNIMCGMLLIIVSWFLNKSYIRLGTFLNAFLVGAFVDFFLWSDILPSATHTWIDVPILLIGIVIMGFGGGVYNAAGVGSGPRDGFMLSISDKTGFRISRVRIVTESSVLVLGLILGAPVFIFTFLFTFIQSPIFQFFYLKCKAFIEKLEERSGKRQPTESTIAK comes from the coding sequence ATGAACGGTGCAATACGCTGGCCATTTTTTCTCGTTGGCGTTGTTATTTTTAGTTTAGGAATCTCTGTTACGATTAATGTGCAGCATTTAGGTGTTCATCCATGGGATGTTTTAAATATAGGACTCTATGAAAAATTCGGAATATCCATTGGGTTTTGGAATATTATGTGCGGCATGCTTTTAATCATCGTTTCATGGTTTTTAAACAAAAGTTACATTCGATTAGGTACGTTTCTAAATGCGTTTTTAGTCGGAGCATTTGTAGATTTCTTTTTATGGAGCGATATTTTACCTAGTGCAACACATACTTGGATCGATGTACCGATATTATTAATCGGCATTGTCATTATGGGCTTCGGTGGTGGTGTTTATAATGCTGCAGGAGTTGGCTCTGGCCCCCGTGACGGCTTTATGCTTTCCATCTCCGACAAAACCGGCTTCCGAATAAGTAGGGTACGGATTGTCACTGAAAGTAGCGTGCTAGTACTTGGCCTTATTTTAGGTGCACCTGTATTTATTTTCACGTTTTTATTTACGTTTATTCAAAGTCCAATTTTTCAATTTTTTTATTTAAAATGTAAAGCATTCATTGAAAAATTAGAAGAAAGAAGCGGCAAACGGCAACCAACAGAATCTACGATTGCAAAATAA
- a CDS encoding vWA domain-containing protein, with product MGFLHPLYFLFTIFLLFVIMMYFFRKQYETKTIPSVLLWKEWMYEYEAQAWWKKLQHHLLMYLQLFILLLLIFALMKPFYETKGLEGEHIVFIFDTSASMGTLEVEGKTRLELSKEQAILLISQVDNQNITVLEAKSTPTLFNEAGNTRRDWLNTVESLQLSYAQSNITDSIVLAQGLIGESTGQIYVFTDQYDKRDELPTINEGISLHVQNVGSAKENVAVHTFGVAKRHDEIIGITTIYNESLKAKEVELIIYGDGEKINEQTIDVDAQSTVTVSLQDLTPAFYYEAVITGDEAYKLDNNQFTFLIEEQPSDVYLHSGIHPFVTKAVEIGGANTIHVSGSSNGENAGVHFVKGLDQEEWPVGPKVVFGHKGAKNPIEGEYRLDAQHRLLHLVDMQNVYIENAYDKKMEGLETIVDAEGVPLIQAGTYEGYPIVVLGFDIEDSDWPLHPSFPLFFYNTLQFLLEKSSLIGYFIPGEIMNYDVSPLVENLELVNGDHIIKIEGLDEPIELPVEPGLYTIRETYEDKVEEKYLYILLEDSEKTITPATSFSIGADNVEREEGLIVKDVSFIFLLLALFVLLIEWEVYRRAISS from the coding sequence ATGGGATTTTTGCATCCACTATACTTTTTATTTACTATATTTTTACTGTTTGTCATTATGATGTATTTTTTTCGCAAACAATACGAAACAAAAACGATACCTTCCGTCTTATTGTGGAAAGAGTGGATGTATGAATATGAAGCTCAAGCTTGGTGGAAAAAGCTTCAACATCATCTTCTTATGTATTTGCAATTATTCATATTACTCCTACTCATTTTTGCTCTAATGAAGCCTTTTTATGAAACAAAAGGTTTAGAAGGAGAGCATATCGTCTTTATTTTTGATACTTCAGCTTCAATGGGCACTTTAGAGGTTGAAGGGAAAACGAGATTAGAATTAAGTAAGGAACAAGCTATACTGCTTATTAGTCAAGTGGACAACCAGAATATTACCGTGCTTGAGGCAAAAAGTACTCCAACTCTTTTTAATGAAGCCGGTAATACAAGAAGAGATTGGTTAAATACAGTGGAAAGTCTACAACTTAGTTACGCCCAGTCGAATATTACTGATTCAATCGTTCTTGCACAAGGGCTGATTGGGGAATCGACAGGACAAATTTATGTATTTACAGATCAATATGATAAAAGAGATGAATTACCGACAATAAACGAAGGCATCTCTCTCCATGTTCAAAATGTTGGAAGTGCTAAGGAAAATGTTGCTGTACATACATTTGGTGTTGCAAAGCGTCATGATGAAATAATTGGGATTACGACGATTTATAATGAATCACTAAAAGCAAAAGAAGTGGAGCTTATTATTTATGGCGATGGAGAAAAGATTAATGAACAAACAATCGATGTGGATGCTCAGTCTACAGTGACCGTTTCATTACAGGATCTTACCCCAGCCTTTTACTATGAAGCTGTTATTACAGGTGATGAAGCTTACAAGCTCGACAATAATCAATTTACCTTTTTAATAGAGGAACAACCTTCGGACGTATATCTACATAGTGGAATTCATCCGTTTGTTACGAAAGCCGTTGAAATTGGCGGTGCAAATACGATCCACGTATCTGGTTCTTCAAATGGTGAAAATGCAGGGGTACATTTCGTGAAAGGTCTCGATCAAGAGGAATGGCCGGTCGGTCCGAAAGTTGTATTCGGACATAAGGGAGCTAAAAATCCGATTGAAGGAGAATATCGTTTAGATGCCCAGCATAGGTTACTGCATTTAGTAGATATGCAAAATGTTTATATTGAAAATGCTTATGATAAGAAGATGGAAGGGTTAGAAACGATTGTAGATGCGGAAGGTGTACCGCTCATTCAAGCTGGTACGTATGAAGGATATCCAATCGTCGTGCTAGGTTTTGATATAGAAGACTCCGATTGGCCATTACACCCTAGTTTTCCATTGTTTTTTTATAACACGTTACAATTTTTATTAGAGAAGAGCAGTTTAATAGGTTATTTTATTCCAGGTGAAATAATGAATTATGATGTTTCTCCACTAGTAGAAAACCTAGAGTTAGTAAATGGGGATCATATTATAAAGATTGAAGGTTTGGACGAGCCGATTGAACTACCTGTCGAACCAGGTTTGTATACGATTCGCGAAACATATGAAGATAAAGTAGAGGAAAAATATCTTTATATATTGTTAGAAGACAGTGAGAAAACAATCACTCCGGCAACTAGCTTTTCTATTGGTGCTGACAATGTAGAGCGAGAAGAGGGGTTAATTGTAAAGGATGTTAGTTTTATCTTTTTACTGTTAGCACTTTTCGTATTATTAATAGAATGGGAGGTTTATCGCCGTGCTATTTCAAGTTGA
- a CDS encoding AAA family ATPase — protein MISLEEREKELALLQSHIKQVKAEISKVIVGQEEVIEQLIWAMVAEGHALLEGMPGVGKTMLIRTISDVMELSFSRIQFTPDLMPSDITGTKMIELQDDGKQSFVFHEGPIFANVVLADEINRATPKTQSSLLEAMAEKTVTIMGETRKVAAPFFVLATQNPIDMEGTYPLPEAQMDRFLLKINMGYPSKQDLYEIINRTTGVESAKPEKVMNQEMIMTIQQSVKEILVSDEIVDYAVKLIMATHPSDEHASDKVKQYVRYGVGPRGLQSLIRIAKARAFCAGRFHVSKGDIKQTAFPVLRHRLFLNFEGEASGVEVDDILEDVMQHID, from the coding sequence GTGATTAGCTTGGAAGAAAGAGAAAAAGAACTAGCGCTTTTGCAATCACATATTAAACAGGTGAAGGCAGAAATAAGTAAAGTAATTGTTGGTCAAGAAGAAGTAATTGAACAATTAATTTGGGCAATGGTAGCAGAAGGGCATGCGCTGTTAGAGGGTATGCCTGGAGTCGGTAAAACGATGCTTATTCGGACAATTTCGGATGTAATGGAGTTAAGTTTTTCACGGATTCAATTTACGCCAGACTTAATGCCGTCTGATATTACAGGAACAAAAATGATTGAGTTACAAGATGATGGTAAACAGTCATTCGTGTTTCATGAAGGTCCTATTTTTGCCAATGTGGTACTTGCAGATGAAATTAACCGGGCTACTCCGAAAACGCAGAGCTCGTTATTAGAGGCGATGGCGGAAAAGACGGTAACGATAATGGGTGAAACGAGAAAAGTTGCGGCTCCTTTTTTCGTATTAGCTACACAAAATCCGATTGATATGGAAGGTACGTATCCGCTACCAGAGGCGCAAATGGACCGCTTTCTATTAAAAATAAATATGGGATACCCTAGCAAGCAAGATCTTTATGAAATTATTAATCGTACAACAGGGGTAGAAAGCGCAAAACCAGAAAAAGTCATGAATCAAGAAATGATTATGACGATTCAACAAAGTGTAAAAGAAATTTTAGTTTCTGATGAAATAGTAGATTATGCAGTAAAGCTAATTATGGCAACACATCCAAGTGATGAGCATGCAAGTGATAAAGTAAAACAATATGTGCGGTATGGTGTAGGGCCACGTGGATTACAAAGTTTAATTCGGATTGCAAAAGCAAGGGCATTTTGTGCAGGGCGTTTTCATGTTTCGAAAGGAGATATAAAACAAACTGCCTTTCCAGTTCTTCGTCACCGCCTCTTCTTAAACTTTGAAGGTGAAGCATCCGGTGTAGAAGTTGATGATATTTTAGAAGACGTTATGCAACATATAGACTAA
- a CDS encoding VWA domain-containing protein: MLFQVEKPLMLLLLLPSIVSLVFFLKIKMKKGVKEYTILTLRTFVYLLLILALSVPQLLYPVQGLHTIFIVDQSESVKRVENEMLKAVNTAVASKGKEDAVAVATLANKTTLERAFSTEPGKLSSVSKNDETYFTNLEEGLTFASQYIPPDAKGRVVLLTDGVETSGNVLSQAEILAAKNVEVDVIPFQPAHVKDVLISNFTTPKSGFVGETIPLTIAVESNVDSEGELIVTQNNETVIRERVAIAEGRNYFAYQVPLQQTGMYTFKAEIIAESDEVVENNLSYAITNVSGEPRVLVVHNDGNGQNIYDSLQTSGWNVDQVSSELLPTSLAGFLQYDSILFHNVSAHHLSESQMNMMETAVRDFGVGFVMTGGNESFGLGGYFKTPIERILPVDMDVKGKKEIPSLGLVIVLDRSGSMMGEKFDLAKEAAARSVELLREEDTFGFIAFDTEPWIVVETEPIENKAEVMETIRSTPLGGGTEIYTALQLGYEQLVDLPLKRKHIILLTDGVSPHGDYESLIEEGLENNVTLSTVAIGGDADRSLLEELAEYGTGRYYDVIDASSVPSILSRETALTTKTYIEDNPHYPSIVGGYDWSRHFTEGVPSLNAYIATTIKQRAEELVISEKDDPVLARMNYGIGRTVAWTSDVTGAWSGDWPAWTGWSSLWNEIVTWSLPSFESGQYDVHQSITDGKATVNIEALEDPFMPLQVVVSSNDGEVVEAITKQTGPGQYEVTFPALPNMYFLTVSQGDNDVPINTYSTGIVVPYSTEFEQKPMNALLMEQLTTMTGGKVLEEPVEAFRDWNGNVYRTQTVITPFIVLAFLLFFLEVAIRRFGFTPLHKLGLLFRRKSKPEAKRSRVPKKTNPKSQKQEKAQAPIIEGSRDETLDWKEKKKVVTEKSEVSNDNQAERMARLLKAKNRRK; the protein is encoded by the coding sequence GTGCTATTTCAAGTTGAGAAACCTCTCATGTTGCTGCTGCTATTGCCAAGTATAGTAAGTTTAGTTTTCTTTTTAAAGATAAAGATGAAAAAAGGTGTGAAAGAATATACGATACTAACTTTACGAACTTTCGTATATTTACTTCTAATTTTAGCGCTTAGTGTGCCGCAACTATTGTATCCTGTTCAAGGACTTCATACTATCTTTATCGTCGATCAATCCGAAAGTGTGAAACGAGTAGAAAATGAAATGCTTAAAGCAGTTAACACTGCAGTTGCTAGTAAAGGGAAAGAGGATGCAGTAGCAGTTGCTACGCTTGCAAATAAAACGACTCTAGAACGAGCGTTTTCGACAGAGCCGGGAAAATTATCTTCGGTTTCCAAAAATGATGAAACGTATTTTACAAATTTAGAAGAAGGTCTTACGTTCGCCTCTCAATATATTCCTCCTGATGCGAAAGGGAGAGTAGTACTTTTAACAGATGGGGTAGAAACAAGCGGTAATGTATTGAGCCAGGCAGAAATATTAGCCGCGAAAAACGTTGAAGTGGATGTCATTCCGTTTCAACCCGCACATGTGAAGGACGTATTAATTAGTAATTTTACTACTCCGAAAAGTGGTTTTGTCGGGGAAACGATTCCTTTAACGATAGCGGTAGAGTCGAACGTCGATAGTGAAGGAGAATTAATTGTTACGCAAAACAATGAAACGGTTATTCGAGAAAGAGTAGCAATAGCAGAAGGAAGAAATTATTTTGCGTACCAAGTTCCTCTTCAACAAACAGGTATGTATACGTTTAAAGCAGAAATAATCGCAGAATCGGATGAAGTCGTTGAAAACAATCTCTCTTATGCGATTACAAATGTTAGTGGAGAACCACGAGTTCTTGTCGTTCATAACGATGGAAACGGTCAAAATATATATGATTCGTTACAAACAAGTGGCTGGAACGTTGATCAAGTGTCATCGGAGCTTTTACCGACTAGTCTAGCTGGGTTTCTCCAATATGACAGTATTTTATTTCATAATGTTTCAGCGCATCATTTAAGTGAAAGTCAAATGAACATGATGGAAACTGCCGTAAGAGATTTCGGAGTCGGTTTTGTCATGACTGGAGGAAATGAATCGTTTGGGTTAGGTGGATATTTTAAAACTCCTATTGAACGGATCCTTCCGGTAGATATGGATGTAAAAGGAAAGAAAGAAATCCCTTCATTAGGGCTAGTCATTGTGTTAGACCGTTCTGGGAGTATGATGGGTGAAAAGTTTGACCTAGCAAAAGAAGCTGCTGCACGTTCTGTGGAATTGTTACGAGAAGAGGATACGTTCGGTTTTATTGCTTTTGACACAGAGCCTTGGATTGTCGTTGAAACAGAACCGATTGAAAATAAAGCAGAAGTAATGGAAACAATTCGGTCTACGCCACTCGGGGGTGGAACAGAAATTTACACAGCATTACAACTAGGATATGAACAGCTTGTAGACCTCCCGTTAAAGAGAAAGCATATAATCCTTTTAACGGATGGTGTCTCCCCACATGGTGATTATGAATCACTAATTGAAGAAGGGTTAGAAAATAATGTTACTTTATCTACTGTGGCGATTGGCGGAGACGCAGACCGTAGCTTGTTAGAAGAGTTAGCGGAGTATGGAACTGGTCGATATTACGATGTAATAGATGCAAGTTCCGTGCCGAGTATTCTTTCTAGGGAAACAGCCTTAACAACAAAAACGTATATTGAGGATAACCCGCATTATCCATCTATCGTAGGCGGCTACGATTGGAGTAGACATTTTACAGAAGGAGTCCCTTCGTTAAATGCGTATATTGCGACTACGATTAAGCAACGAGCGGAAGAGCTTGTAATTAGTGAAAAGGATGATCCGGTTTTAGCCCGAATGAATTACGGAATTGGAAGAACGGTAGCGTGGACTTCAGACGTTACAGGTGCATGGAGTGGAGATTGGCCAGCTTGGACAGGTTGGAGTAGTTTGTGGAATGAAATTGTTACATGGTCGCTACCATCTTTTGAAAGTGGACAATATGATGTTCATCAATCGATAACAGATGGAAAAGCAACTGTAAACATTGAAGCGTTAGAGGACCCATTTATGCCACTGCAAGTTGTAGTTTCAAGCAATGATGGAGAAGTAGTCGAGGCTATCACAAAGCAAACCGGCCCTGGACAATACGAGGTTACTTTTCCAGCGCTTCCAAATATGTACTTTTTAACAGTTTCGCAAGGTGATAACGATGTGCCGATAAACACCTACTCCACAGGGATTGTCGTACCATATTCAACAGAGTTCGAGCAAAAGCCGATGAATGCACTATTAATGGAGCAACTAACGACTATGACAGGTGGAAAAGTGTTAGAGGAACCAGTAGAAGCATTTCGTGATTGGAATGGAAATGTTTATCGAACACAAACGGTTATAACACCGTTTATCGTTTTAGCGTTTTTATTGTTTTTCCTTGAAGTTGCGATAAGAAGATTCGGTTTTACTCCACTTCATAAACTTGGCCTATTGTTCCGTCGAAAATCAAAACCGGAGGCAAAACGAAGTAGAGTTCCAAAGAAAACGAACCCTAAATCGCAAAAACAGGAAAAAGCGCAGGCTCCAATCATTGAGGGGAGTAGGGACGAGACGTTAGACTGGAAAGAGAAGAAGAAAGTTGTTACGGAAAAGAGTGAAGTTTCCAATGACAATCAAGCAGAAAGAATGGCAAGATTACTAAAAGCGAAAAATCGAAGAAAGTGA
- a CDS encoding class II fumarate hydratase, translating into MSSSKTFRIERDTLGEVRIPSDAYYGAQTQRAVENYQISGRSLPRSFIRAQGIIKASAAKANMENGLLQPSYAKAIIKAAEEVVDGTLDDHFVVDVYQAGAGTSQNMNANEVIANRATEILGETLEGNRIHPNDHVNMSQSTNDTFHAAIHIAGAENIVHRLLPAVQQLHNELKRKSIELMPVMKSGRTHLHDALPIRLGQEFSGYAETVHEIYHQLEKATDYLYEIGLGGTAIGTRNNIHPQYSEKVIKEVSRFTNLPFREPVDMFSFMQNTNAPIRVMLVLKEFAMHLIKITSDLRLLSSGPRTGFAEITLPSVQPGSTIMPGKVNPAVLEMVHMVCCQVIGGEASVTTAGMAGQLEINVMMPLIAHTFLDAIELLSNALPTLVTKCISGIEAEEENCKQWMNASLGLVTGISSIVGYDRASKIGMEADERKISIQQVLEEQGLLTPEIEKALDPKGMV; encoded by the coding sequence ATGTCATCTTCTAAAACGTTTCGTATAGAGAGAGACACGTTGGGAGAAGTGCGAATTCCTAGCGATGCATATTACGGTGCACAAACGCAACGTGCTGTAGAGAACTATCAAATAAGTGGAAGAAGTTTGCCTCGCTCCTTCATAAGAGCACAAGGAATTATTAAAGCATCTGCGGCCAAGGCAAACATGGAAAATGGGCTTCTTCAACCTTCTTATGCGAAAGCAATAATAAAGGCTGCAGAAGAAGTAGTTGATGGAACATTGGATGACCATTTTGTTGTCGATGTGTATCAAGCAGGAGCAGGAACTTCACAAAACATGAATGCTAATGAGGTAATTGCTAATCGAGCAACAGAGATTTTAGGTGAAACCCTAGAAGGCAATCGTATTCATCCAAACGACCACGTTAACATGTCCCAATCAACAAATGATACGTTTCATGCAGCAATACATATCGCTGGTGCTGAGAATATAGTCCATCGTCTTCTCCCGGCTGTTCAACAATTACATAATGAATTAAAACGAAAATCAATAGAGCTTATGCCAGTTATGAAGTCAGGCAGGACGCATTTACATGATGCCCTTCCGATTCGGTTAGGGCAGGAGTTTTCAGGCTATGCCGAAACAGTTCATGAAATATACCACCAGCTAGAAAAAGCAACGGATTATTTGTATGAGATTGGTTTAGGTGGTACGGCAATTGGGACGAGAAATAATATTCACCCACAATATAGTGAAAAAGTGATAAAGGAGGTTAGTCGTTTCACAAACCTTCCATTTCGTGAGCCTGTAGACATGTTTTCGTTTATGCAAAATACGAATGCACCGATTCGAGTGATGCTTGTACTAAAAGAATTCGCCATGCATTTAATAAAAATAACAAGTGATTTACGGTTATTATCGAGTGGTCCGAGAACCGGATTTGCTGAAATTACGCTCCCATCTGTTCAACCTGGTTCCACGATAATGCCAGGTAAAGTCAATCCAGCCGTTTTAGAGATGGTACATATGGTTTGTTGCCAAGTTATTGGGGGAGAAGCGTCCGTTACAACTGCAGGTATGGCTGGGCAATTAGAAATTAATGTGATGATGCCGTTAATTGCTCATACGTTTTTAGATGCAATTGAATTGCTTTCCAATGCACTTCCAACGTTAGTGACAAAATGCATTAGTGGTATTGAGGCTGAAGAGGAAAATTGTAAACAATGGATGAATGCGAGCCTCGGCTTAGTTACAGGTATTAGTTCCATTGTTGGATACGACAGAGCTTCAAAGATTGGGATGGAAGCGGATGAGAGGAAAATATCCATTCAACAAGTGTTAGAGGAGCAAGGATTGTTAACTCCTGAAATTGAAAAAGCGCTCGATCCAAAAGGGATGGTTTGA
- a CDS encoding DUF58 domain-containing protein, translating to MLSAKLSRQLQAYSIQSGKLKRSWQKGSRKSSRFGTSHDFSDYRVYQPGDDLRQVDWNIYARTNKHYIKRYLDEQELSVTIYLDCTKSMSLLPKKWELAKQLTASIAYIGLCNDDRISIIPVHSEDAPYLYRKGKSYLYEMVRVVENIKPKETTALFSEEVAQTIQRKSSISIVITDLMEPISSVELTLKKIQANRQQVLLLHLVDKEELEPTFTGDFLLEDSETKQGVNVTVTDYTRKSYVTKMNNRIEYMKSFCFERGISYLLCSSSERIEDILFKRMTSQGWIR from the coding sequence TTGTTAAGTGCTAAATTATCAAGGCAACTTCAAGCGTACTCGATTCAAAGCGGAAAATTGAAGAGAAGCTGGCAAAAAGGTTCTAGGAAGTCATCAAGATTCGGTACTTCTCATGATTTCTCCGATTATCGAGTCTATCAGCCTGGTGATGACTTAAGGCAAGTAGATTGGAACATATATGCACGAACGAACAAGCACTATATTAAAAGATATTTAGACGAACAAGAATTGAGTGTAACCATCTATTTAGATTGTACAAAATCAATGAGCCTTCTCCCTAAAAAGTGGGAGTTAGCAAAACAACTTACCGCTAGCATCGCTTATATAGGTTTATGTAATGATGATCGGATTTCGATTATTCCTGTTCATAGTGAAGATGCTCCTTATCTATATCGAAAAGGAAAGTCGTATTTGTATGAGATGGTTCGTGTAGTAGAAAACATAAAACCGAAAGAAACAACCGCTCTTTTTAGTGAAGAAGTTGCACAAACAATTCAACGAAAGAGTAGTATTTCTATTGTTATTACGGATCTAATGGAGCCGATTTCTTCTGTTGAACTTACGTTAAAAAAAATTCAAGCAAACCGACAGCAAGTATTATTGCTTCATTTAGTAGATAAAGAGGAATTAGAGCCAACTTTTACGGGTGATTTTTTGCTGGAAGACAGTGAAACGAAGCAAGGTGTGAATGTAACTGTTACGGATTACACGCGAAAGTCATATGTAACGAAAATGAACAATCGGATTGAATATATGAAAAGTTTTTGCTTTGAGAGAGGCATCTCTTACTTACTTTGCTCGTCTTCTGAAAGAATTGAAGATATATTGTTTAAAAGAATGACCTCTCAAGGTTGGATAAGGTGA
- a CDS encoding GNAT family N-acetyltransferase codes for MLNVRDALVSEIKDIRNQRVEAYSEYENLLPADHWKALKQSILSETDLQDGVEIIVAELEGNVVGSVVLFPPKIKAYEGFGDVLDHSEIRMLAVSPTVRGKGVALALVKECMNRVKAKGYSSIGLHTGEFMKGAINLYEQCGFKRIPEHDFEPANDGIIVKAFRYDF; via the coding sequence ATGTTGAATGTAAGAGATGCTTTAGTAAGTGAAATAAAAGACATAAGAAATCAACGTGTGGAAGCTTACTCGGAATACGAGAATTTGCTGCCTGCGGACCATTGGAAGGCGTTAAAGCAGTCTATATTATCTGAAACTGACTTACAAGATGGAGTCGAGATTATCGTTGCGGAACTCGAAGGAAATGTTGTAGGTAGTGTTGTCTTATTTCCACCAAAAATAAAAGCATATGAAGGTTTCGGTGATGTATTAGATCATTCTGAAATACGAATGCTTGCCGTTTCCCCTACTGTGCGAGGAAAAGGAGTCGCTCTCGCATTAGTGAAGGAATGTATGAATCGGGTAAAGGCAAAAGGTTATTCTTCTATCGGGTTACATACTGGAGAATTCATGAAAGGTGCCATTAATTTATACGAACAATGCGGTTTTAAAAGAATTCCCGAACACGATTTCGAGCCAGCAAATGACGGAATAATCGTAAAAGCGTTTCGGTACGATTTTTAG